One region of Oryza sativa Japonica Group chromosome 5, ASM3414082v1 genomic DNA includes:
- the LOC9272544 gene encoding uncharacterized protein isoform X2: MEMADELGHLLVFGFLFNLGVYMVAPAMTDVTMDALCPGQDECSLAIYLTGLQQAITGLGALVATPIVGNLSDKYGRKALLLLPATASILPLVILACNRTKAFFYAYYITRMVTAMVAEGSMHCLSLAYVADKVPPSRRAAAFGVFSGVCLAGFVAGTVAARFLAVQSTFQVAAVVAAAAAVYMRAFVKETDGGASLLRATAGDENSSSHPLCVPSCSSSSSQDVAPPTLPPLRKALSLSDMADLLTTSLGETGLQTAILYFLKVQFQYSKNQYANLLLVIGIAGSLSQLVMMPILAPKLGEQKLLIIALLGGCVHAFIYSIAWTPWVPYLGASFVIVSILVNPSIRSIVSKRAGPFEQGMVQGCLTGISSTANVISPIVFSPLTAWFLSETAPFNFRGFSLACAGFAMLIALTVSINMRPAELQPDSK; the protein is encoded by the exons GACCGACGTGACCATGGACGCCCTCTGCCCCGGCCAGGACGAGTGCTCCCTCGCCATCTACCTCACCGGCCTCCAGCAAGCC ATTACAGGGTTGGGTGCTCTTGTGGCGACTCCGATCGTGGGCAACCTGTCGGACAAATATGGTCGCAAGGCGTTGTTGCTGCTCCCTGCAACTGCATCCATCCTTCCGTTGG TTATTTTAGCGTGCAACCGGACGAAGGCCTTCTTCTACGCCTACTACATCACCAGGATGGTGACAGCCATGGTCGCCGAGGGCAGCATGCACTGCCTCTCGCTGGCCTACGTGGCCGACAAGGtgccgccgtcgcggcgagcggcagccttCGGCGTGTTCTCCGGCGTCTGCCTCGCCGGCTTCGTCGCCGGCACGGTGGCGGCCCGCTTCCTCGCTGTCCAGTCGACGTTCCAG GTGGccgccgtggtggcggcggcggcggcggtgtacaTGAGGGCGTTCGTCAAGGAGACGGACGGCGGGGCGTCGCtgctccgcgccaccgccggcgacgagaactCCTCTTCCCATCCTCTTTGCGTTCCTTcctgtagcagcagcagcagccaggaCGTTGCGCCGCCGACGCTTCCGCCTCTCCGGAAAGCGCTGTCGCTGTCGGACATGGCGGATCTCCTTACCACCAG CCTTGGAGAGACAGGCCTGCAAACTGCAATACTG TACTTCCTCAAGGTTCAATTCCAATATAGCAAGAACCAGTATGCCAATTTGCTGCTCGTTATTGGCATTGCTGGAAGCCTTTCACAG CTAGTTATGATGCCTATCCTAGCACCAAAGTTGGGTGAGCAGAAGCTACTGATTATAGCACTTTTGGGGGGCTGCGTTCAT GCATTCATATATAGcatagcatggacgccatgg GTTCCTTATCTTGGTGCAAGCTTTGTGATTGTAAGCATTTTGGTCAACCCTTCT ATAAGGAGCATTGTATCCAAACGAGCAGGGCCTTTTGAGCAG GGAATGGTTCAAGGGTGTCTCACTGGAATAAGCTCAACTGCAAATGTGATATCGCCTATAGTTTTTTCTCCTCTCACTG CTTGGTTCCTATCAGAAACTGCACCTTTCAACTTCAGAGGTTTCAGCCTTGCTTGTGCTGGATTTGCAATG TTGATAGCACTCACGGTGAGCATTAATATGAGACCAGCAGAGCTTCAGCCAGATAGCAAATAG
- the LOC9272544 gene encoding uncharacterized protein isoform X1, giving the protein MEMADELGHLLVFGFLFNLGVYMVAPAMTDVTMDALCPGQDECSLAIYLTGLQQAITGLGALVATPIVGNLSDKYGRKALLLLPATASILPLVILACNRTKAFFYAYYITRMVTAMVAEGSMHCLSLAYVADKVPPSRRAAAFGVFSGVCLAGFVAGTVAARFLAVQSTFQVAAVVAAAAAVYMRAFVKETDGGASLLRATAGDENSSSHPLCVPSCSSSSSQDVAPPTLPPLRKALSLSDMADLLTTSSTFSRESLVIFFYSLGETGLQTAILYFLKVQFQYSKNQYANLLLVIGIAGSLSQLVMMPILAPKLGEQKLLIIALLGGCVHAFIYSIAWTPWVPYLGASFVIVSILVNPSIRSIVSKRAGPFEQGMVQGCLTGISSTANVISPIVFSPLTAWFLSETAPFNFRGFSLACAGFAMLIALTVSINMRPAELQPDSK; this is encoded by the exons GACCGACGTGACCATGGACGCCCTCTGCCCCGGCCAGGACGAGTGCTCCCTCGCCATCTACCTCACCGGCCTCCAGCAAGCC ATTACAGGGTTGGGTGCTCTTGTGGCGACTCCGATCGTGGGCAACCTGTCGGACAAATATGGTCGCAAGGCGTTGTTGCTGCTCCCTGCAACTGCATCCATCCTTCCGTTGG TTATTTTAGCGTGCAACCGGACGAAGGCCTTCTTCTACGCCTACTACATCACCAGGATGGTGACAGCCATGGTCGCCGAGGGCAGCATGCACTGCCTCTCGCTGGCCTACGTGGCCGACAAGGtgccgccgtcgcggcgagcggcagccttCGGCGTGTTCTCCGGCGTCTGCCTCGCCGGCTTCGTCGCCGGCACGGTGGCGGCCCGCTTCCTCGCTGTCCAGTCGACGTTCCAG GTGGccgccgtggtggcggcggcggcggcggtgtacaTGAGGGCGTTCGTCAAGGAGACGGACGGCGGGGCGTCGCtgctccgcgccaccgccggcgacgagaactCCTCTTCCCATCCTCTTTGCGTTCCTTcctgtagcagcagcagcagccaggaCGTTGCGCCGCCGACGCTTCCGCCTCTCCGGAAAGCGCTGTCGCTGTCGGACATGGCGGATCTCCTTACCACCAG CTCAACCTTCTCGAGAGAATCACTTGTCATATTTTTCTACAGCCTTGGAGAGACAGGCCTGCAAACTGCAATACTG TACTTCCTCAAGGTTCAATTCCAATATAGCAAGAACCAGTATGCCAATTTGCTGCTCGTTATTGGCATTGCTGGAAGCCTTTCACAG CTAGTTATGATGCCTATCCTAGCACCAAAGTTGGGTGAGCAGAAGCTACTGATTATAGCACTTTTGGGGGGCTGCGTTCAT GCATTCATATATAGcatagcatggacgccatgg GTTCCTTATCTTGGTGCAAGCTTTGTGATTGTAAGCATTTTGGTCAACCCTTCT ATAAGGAGCATTGTATCCAAACGAGCAGGGCCTTTTGAGCAG GGAATGGTTCAAGGGTGTCTCACTGGAATAAGCTCAACTGCAAATGTGATATCGCCTATAGTTTTTTCTCCTCTCACTG CTTGGTTCCTATCAGAAACTGCACCTTTCAACTTCAGAGGTTTCAGCCTTGCTTGTGCTGGATTTGCAATG TTGATAGCACTCACGGTGAGCATTAATATGAGACCAGCAGAGCTTCAGCCAGATAGCAAATAG
- the LOC4338370 gene encoding pentatricopeptide repeat-containing protein At2g34400, whose protein sequence is MPPSAFAQIDGDAAAAAAEAEYRCTGARRGISSPAMVRISSSPAATASYLASNLLPKCRSLAAVKQLHAHLLHRASFPYNHFLSKLLSLFTSSSSSSAAAAASDYALLLLASHSAPTAFSYNVAIRFFASSRPHTSLRLFLHMLRSAIRPDSYTLPFLLLAAARYPAPSLARAAHALLGKIGLNGHDHTVHSLITMYSYLDDPGAARKVFDGIPTRDVVSWNAMMKAYGRVGMNGEVGRMFRDMVKEGTVAPNVVTVAVVLAACRDQGDLVLGRWVEEWSWSARMEMDSLVGSALLGMYEKCGEIAEARRVFDTIIDKDIVAWNAMITGYAQNGMSNEAISLFHSMRIAGMRPDKITLAGVLSACSAVGALELGSELDGYASRRGLYSNVYVGTALVDMYAKCGDLDKAIEVFRKMPCKNVASWNALICGLAFNGRGDEAIQHFQLMRNEEGLKPDDITFIGVLSACVHAGLVKDGKRWFNSLTPEFQIIPKIEHYSCMVDLLARSGHLEEAWDFIEKIPDKVDAVMLGALLAACRKCKNVEIGERVINRIIQLEPTNSWNYVVSSKIYASSDRLDDSAKMRGLMRERGVNKTPGCSWVEVSGKVLEFYAGDEPQHGADDMYQVLDLLVDEMRLEGYVPNLDVV, encoded by the exons ATGCCGCCTTCAGCCTTCGCCCAaatcgacggcgatgcggcggcggcagcggccgaggCTGAATACCGGTGCACCGGCGCGCGGAGGGGGATTTCGTCGCCAGCGATGGTCCgcatttcctcctcgccggcggctacTGCCTCCTACCTCGCCTCCAATCTCCTGCCGAAATGCcgctccctcgccgccgtcaagcagctccacgcccacctcctccaccgcgccTCCTTCCCTTACAACCACTTCCTCTCCaagctcctctccctcttcacctcctcctcctcctcctccgccgccgccgccgcctccgactaCGCTCTCCTGCTCCTCGCATCCcactccgcccccaccgccttCTCCTACAACGTCGCCATCCGCTTCTTCGCCTCCTCCCGTCCCCACACCTCGCTCCGCCTCTTCCTCCACATGCTTCGCTCCGCGATCCGCCCGGACTCCTACAcgctccctttcctcctcctcgccgccgctcggtaCCCCGCCCCATCACtcgcccgtgccgcgcacgcGCTCCTTGGGAAGATCGGGTTGAATGGCCACGACCACACTGTCCACTCCCTCATCACGATGTACTCCTACCTTGATGACCCTGGTGCCGCACGGAAGGTGTTCGACGGAATTCCCACCCGGGACGTGGTCTCTTGGAACGCTATGATGAAGGCGTATGGGCGGGTGGGGATGAACGGTGAGGTAGGCAGGATGTTCCGGGACATGGTGAAGGAGGGCACGGTGGCGCCCAATGTGGTGACGGTGGCTGTCGTGCTAGCGGCATGCAGGGATCAGGGGGATCTGGTGCTTGGAAGGTGGGTGGAAGAGTGGTCATGGTCCGCACGGATGGAAATGGACTCTCTTGTTGGCTCGGCACTTTTGGGTATGTATGAGAAGTGTGGAGAGATTGCAGAGGCGCGGCGTGTGTTTGACACCATCATTGACAAGGATATCGTCGCTTGGAACGCCATGATTACTGG ATATGCGCAAAATGGCATGTCAAATGAAGCCATTTCCTTGTTCCACAGCATGAGGATAGCAGGCATGCGTCCAGATAAGATAACATTGGCTGGAGTCCTCTCGGCCTGCTCTGCAGTTGGAGCCCTGGAGCTAGGTTCTGAACTGGATGGTTACGCCTCACGCAGAGGTTTGTACAGCAATGTTTACGTCGGGACAGCCTTAGTGGACATGTACGCTAAGTGTGGCGATCTTGACAAAGCCATAGAAGTGTTTAGGAAGATGCCATGCAAGAATGTTGCCTCTTGGAATGCCCTAATTTGCGGTCTTGCCTTTAACGGGCGAGGTGATGAAGCCATTCAGCATTTTCAATTGATGAGGAACGAGGAGGGGCTCAAACCAGACGATATCACTTTCATAGGAGTCCTTTCTGCTTGTGTACATGCTGGGTTAGTGAAAGATGGCAAGCGTTGGTTCAATTCCTTGACACCTGAGTTTCAGATTATTCCCAAGATCGAGCACTACTCATGCATGGTTGATCTATTGGCGCGGAGTGGACATTTGGAGGAAGCGTGGGACTTCATCGAGAAGATCCCTGACAAGGTAGATGCAGTGATGTTGGGGGCTTTGCTTGCAGCTTGTCGAAAATGCAAGAATGTTGAAATTGGTGAGAGGGTCATCAACAGGATCATTCAGCTGGAACCCACAAACTCGTGGAATTATGTGGTGTCATCCAAGATATATGCCAGCTCAGATAGATTGGATGACTCAGCAAAGATGAGAGGGCTAATGAGGGAAAGAGGTGTCAACAAAACTCCAGGTTGCAGCTGGGTTGAGGTTAGCGGGAAAGTCCTTGAATTCTATGCAGGGGACGAACCACAGCATGGTGCAGATGATATGTATCAAGTCCTAGACCTACTGGTTGATGAGATGAGGCTGGAGGGATATGTTCCAAATCTTGATGTGGTGTAG